The genomic interval CTGTTCAAGATATCTCAAATATGCCAAAGCGTCCTCGAACGACTCTCCACACATTTCTTCCGAAGGCTTTAAGTCGTTACATACTTTTGGTCTCTCAGGCAGATTGAATATTTTACACTTCTTATCTATTGTTAAGTGCGGACATCGCACCCCCGCTTCTTTACCTTCTGGCAGACCAGGCATAGGAGAAGATATAGTTATTGCTATGCAGCAAGCGCCACAGTTTTCTCTACAGTCCAAGTTTCATTACCCCTATCTTAAACTAATATACTACTAATCTTTTTTGTTATCTGCTGCCAAATCTTGCTTTTTAGAATTATTCATTAGCAATAAAACCTTCGCTATAACAGCGAGTATTGGTAGTTCTAACAAAGGCCCTATGATTAAAGCAAGTGCCACCAATGGTTGATCTGGAAATGCAACTACTGCAATACCTAATGCAACTGGAGAATTACGCGCCAAAGTAGTAAAGTTTAAGCTAACTATATCTGCACGAGCAAGGTACATTGCTCTACCAACAAATTGACCAATTGTAAAGTTAATAATAAAGAATAAGAGAATCGGTATTATCATTAAGAGTAAAATTTCTACATTTTCTAGCAACTGATAACCTTGAGATGCAAACATTGCTGCAATTGCTAATGACAGAAAAATAATGTTTGTTTTGCTAAAAAAAGGAATTAGCTTATCTTCTAAAATATCGCTTTTGTTTTTTGCATGTAAAAGCTTACGTGTAATGTTCGCAGATAATAATGGTATCAGCAAAACAATTACTATACTCTTTATCAAATCAGTATAAACAATGCCACCCATTACCCCTGTAAAGATATATAAATATACTGGCAGTAGTATCAGCTGTAATATGAAGTTTATCGGTAAAATAGCTAATGACTGATTAACATTGCCCTTAGCGATTCCCGTAAAAATTACATACCAATCCGTGCACGGAGTCACCATTAACATGATAAATCCGAGCCATAGATATGGATGATCAGATAAAAACATTGCTCCGAGTAACCAAGCTAGGAGCGGTGTCCACAGGAAATTAATAGCTAAGCTAACTTTTACAAACTTAGAGTTTGTGAACCCTTGCCTTACATCGCTTAAGGAAATTGATAGAAACATCCCATAAAATAATAAAAAAAGTGCAGGTACTATTAGATGCTGAGAAAAGTATGTAATCACCTCTAATTGTCCTAACAATAAACCAACTACAACCGCGAGTAGTATAATAAGTGTTTGGTATTTTTCGATAAAACTCATGAGCCAGTATATCCTTTCAACTGATAAACATTATTATTCAACAGTTTACTATACTGAGCATGTTTTTACCATACAAAAGCGCTCAAGCAAACTATCGCACTCGAGCGCTTTTAACTATATTTAAAATTCTTAATTACTCATCCACTGGTTCGAAGTCTGATTTTGGCACGCCACATAGCGGACATAACCACTCATCAGGAACATCCTCGAAAGCCGTTCCAGGTGCAACCCCGTTATCAGGGTCCCCTTCTGCTGGATCATAAATATAACCACATATTTCACACTCATACTTTTTCATTTTCCAGTTCAACTCCTTCGTTCAATATCTATAATTATATTATTCTTCTTAATTTTACCACATCACAAAATATTTTACTCAGTAATTGCGTGTTTAATAAATATAGTTTTTTCATTTGCTAAGTCAATGTCTTTTAATTCCGTATCATCTAAATTTAAATCTCCTTCTTTACTAGATGCGCTAAATACTCTCACCACAGGTCTTGAAGGTAAACCTTTATGCTGTTTAACGACAACTCCTATATCTCCGTTAGTGAGTGTTACCCAGCTACCAGTAGGATATATAGAAACCGATTTCAGGAACACGTTTATGATATTTAAATCAAATTTACTATTAGCTTCGGCCATAATTTTTTCGCATGCTTCGTATGGTTTCAAGTCTTCCCTAGCTAGCAGAGTATCAAAATAATCAGCAACAGCAACAATTTTTGCAAATAACGGTATTTCATCACCTTTTACTCCCCTAGGATAACCGCTACCATCAACATGTTCATGGTGCTGAAGAGCTATATGAGCTGTAACGATATTGAAATCGTATTTTTTTCTTAAAATATTAAAACCTTGGACAGGGTGATCATTTTCTGGTATATCAGGTAGGCTTTTACCAATGTCGTGCAGAAGCGAGCCAATTGCTAGTTCCGCTAATTGTATATTGCTAACTTTCAAGTGTATACCCATGAGCACAGATATCATGCAGGTGTTTAGAGAATGTACGAATAACTTATTATCCTTTGTACGAATATCAGTTAAATTTACTAATATATTGTTATTTTGCATAATCTCAGAAACTATATTGTCCGTTGTTTTTTTAAATGAATTGATGTCAAAATCCTTCCCTGCTTGTACTCTCTCTACCGCAATCGATAAATTGCTCATTGCTTCTCTGCGAGTTTCTTCTGATACTAAGTCTTTCACTTCAATATCATTAAATCGTTCATCTTTTATGTAGATTGCACTAACACCAATTTCTTTCAAGCGACTAATTAATCCCACCGATAAAACAACACCGCTTCTTAATAAAACGTTGCCATCCTTTGTGTACAGATTACGCCCTAGGACTTGCCCGTATCTTACATTATCTATCGTAGTATAAATCATATGAAAACACATCCAATGTAATATTCTTATTCAAAAAAAGTACGATAGCTAAGCTTCCGTACTTTTCATGTTAATTTTATAGAATAATACTCGTAAAAAAAATAGGCTTTTTTACTTAAATACTTTAGTTTGAATTGCATTTTGACTTATTATCATTAATTCCTTTCTAATTTCCTTATCCAGACATATTGGTGGGTATTCTACAACTTTTTGTTCTTGATCAAACATTTTACCCGTAATTCCAGCTACTTCAGGGGAAATTGCTAAGTACACACCAGTCTTTGCTCCTTGCTCAGCAGAAATACTTCTGCGATTCATTATAGGTGCAACAAGTTTCATCATAAATGTTTCGCCATTCCATATGTTAGTTGCTACACGCCCTGGATAAGCCGCGTTGACAGTAACACCTGTATCTTTTAATTCCTCAGCTAAGTCGATGGTAAAATGTATTTGTGCCAGCTTAGATGCCGAATATGCTTTGAACCCATGGGTTTTACTCGAAAACATGTTCGAATTTAATTTGATTTTACCATAAAACGCTGACTTAGAAGTTATATTGATAATAAGGGCATTTGGAGTTTTAGTAATCGTCGGAAGCAGCATCCTAGTCAATACTATAGGGCCCAAATAGTTCACACCCATAGTCATTTCAAAACCATCCTTAGTGGTTGCTAGTTTATCACAGAAAACACCAGCATTATTAATTAAAACATCTAGTTGATTATACTTAGCAGTGAAATTCTGAGCAAAGCTACTAATTGATGCAAAGGATGACATATCAATCTCTAGGATTTCAATATCAGCTTCTGAGTATTCTTTAAGAATCTTCTCTTTGACTTGATTAGCTTTATCTAGATTCCTGCAAGCCATAATTAGTTTATGACCTTTCATTGCAAGCTGTTTTGTCATCTCTAATCCTATGCCACTTGTAGCTCCCGTAATTACTATTGTCTTTCCCGCCAAAATACCCCACTCCTATGGAACTTAATTTTCTTTCAATTTAAATTCTGCTTTATCTGCTATGCTAATTCCAAGTCTGTAATCTGTCAAATTCACTTCTGATGATATGTTTTTCTGAAAAACAAGCTTATCTCCATCTATATTAAATACATACTTATACAACCCATCATGTGTCATCATTGTTAACATTTTCTCCTCTATAGTATAAACACCAACTGGTAAATAACTATTTAACGGATCATAACTGAAAGAAATATCGTTCCCAGAAATGGTAACCTGCGGAGATATAGCTGCCTCTGAATCTGTTTTTTCAAGTATATAGTTTCCGTCTTTTATAGTTGTTATAGCACTATTTGAATTACAAGCTGTCAAAAATAACAAAAATAATACCATTATCAAACTAACAGATGCTCTCATTTGCTTCGATTCTCCTCTGAAATTCATATATTAGAATAGTGTATCCTAGCTCCAAATGGTATGAGACCAAGCTGCGCAAACTTAAAATGCTGCAGTCCAAATGGTATACCTATAATTGTTAGGCATAACAGTACGCCTATTATAAGATGAGCTAGAGCTAGTTCCCATCCTAAAAAAATTAACCATATTATATTTAAAAGTAATCCACCTGCTCCAAAGTGGCCAAGCTCTATTTCTTTTCCAAATGGCCACAGCACAAATGTTGCAATCTTAAAACATTGAATGCCAAAGGGTATCCCAATAATCGTTATACACAAAATCAGCCCTGCTATAGACCATAAGATAAATGCTATTAACCCGCCAAATACTAGCCATATAATATTACCAACAAAACTCATTGTCTACTTCCTCTCTACTCTAGCAAAATAAAAATCTAAATCCTGACTTTCTTTTTTCACCCAACATGGATTGTATGGAGTTTGTTTTCTAATCTAACTTCTTCTTGGCTTTCATTTGTCTTTAACCTTAGAATAGGTATACCATATTTCTCCAAGATTGTGTCTTTCATTTGATCGCGCTTTAATTGCTCCGGGTTTTGATCGTGGAACTTGTACCCATCTACTTCTACTACCAATACAGGCATTTTGTCTAGTCTATTGAAAATAACAAAATCGGTATGAGTTAAAACATTCGATGCAAAATGACGTTCTCTTTCGTTCAACAAATTCGTATCTCGTAAAAGCATTTTTAGCGGTACATGCATAACATATTCAAGACTTCTATACTTATCTTGACTTAAGACTTTTTCTATAAGCATATCTATTAATATCTCTGATTGATACTTTGATACGTTCTTCCTAGTTTTCATAATGGCTCTTAGTTGCTCAGAGTAACAATGGTATAGCAAATCAAATACGGAGTATACTTTGCTGTTAATGATTTCAAAATTGTTGTATTTAATATATTTTATTAAATCACCAATATTACTATTATCATTTTTGTCATTATCCGAAACAACAATAATTAATTTCTTGACTGCTCTTGAGATTGCAACGTTTACCAGATTAGGATTATCAACAAAGTCGTTAATTTCATTAACTACAGTAGAAATGATGATTGTATCTTTCTCACGCCCTTGATATTTATGAACCGTGTCAATTTCAATATTTTTGCTATCAAAATGCTCAGAGAGCTTAGTGACTTGCATACGATATGGCGAAATAATACCAATCGACTGATTCGTATCATCTCCTATTTGCTCAGGGATGATTTCTTCTACTATGACATCGATTTGACGCTGATTATACGTTCCGCGAGCATGGTTTCCCTTTACTGTTTTGTATACCACTAATGGCTTATCCTGATTAGCTTCTTCCGTTAAGATAACAAGCCCATTATTGTAATACTTTTGATTGCAAAATCCAATTATCTTTGGGTGACAGCGGTAGTGCTCTCTCAATAGAGTCTTTGGAACATCTTCTATTAAGTTTGCAACGGAAGATAGCATGCTATGGTTAGAGTAACGATACACCTCGTTCAAATTATATGTATTAAATATGCGATCGGTTTCCTCAGCAACTTCGTTAGGAACTACATTGGGTAACTGCATTAAATCACCAACAATCACGGCATTCTTAGCACATGATAGCGCCAAGGCGCCCGAGACTATATCAACCTGCGATGCTTCATCCATGATAACATAGTCAAATAAGTAATTCTTATTAGCACAATTTCTTAAAGAATGGGTTGTGCTCATTATGACTGGGTATTCATCGATAAATGCTTCAAATCCTTTCCAAGTGAAGTTAGAAGTAAACATCGGTCGTTCTTTAATATTAGCGTACATCTTTGCCAGCTTTGCCTTGAAAAGCCTCATCGAATCTTCGCTATATTTCTTCATAGCCTTATTGAAATGGTACCGTTCAAGACGTTCTTCAAACTTACTAATTTGCTTTTTCAATTCTAATATTTTCAATTCATAAAAATAGTTCTGCAAGAATCCTATAATATCTTCCGTTTGATTATTAAAGAACGAGAAATTAAATATACCAAAGCTAAAGAAATACTTAATCTTTTGCAGCAGATGTAGTGGAACTCCTTGCTTTTCAAGCTGCAGATAATTCATACATAGGGCTAAGACTTTGTCGGAAGTGTGCTCATATAAGCTACGGTAAGGTTTAAGTTCATTCATATCGTTAAAATACTTGTCGAAATATTCTTTTTCCACAGTTATAACCGATAATTCATGTTTAAGTTTTGCAACGTTGTTTTTGATGGCTAGCATTTCATTAAGCTCTTTACTATTTTCTTCAATTTCCATTTGTAGTGATTGGTAATACTCGTCATCCATTGCCCAAGAACGCATATCTGGGTACGCTCCCGATTGACCTGTAATAAACTTTGTTTTGTTTTCATTATTTCCTAAGTAAGCTGCTATAAAGTCCACACCGTATTTGTGTAGCTTCTCAATTACGTTAGCTGTCGCTGCGTTGTTATTCGATACAATTGCTACTGTTTTATCATTCATAACTGCATTTGCTAATATATTTAATATCGTCTGCGTTTTGCCCGTACCTGGAGGCCCCTCGATGATACTAATATGCTCGTTTATTGCTTTTTCTGTTGCCTCCTTCTGACTTAGATTGAAGCCAAAAGGAAATATCGGTGTTTGGGGATTAGATGAACGTTTTAGCTCTTTAGGCTTTAAGTAGGTAGCTAGTACAGACCTTGGACTAATAGATTGTAAACTATTATACTGCTTGTACAGAAAGCTATTCTCTTCTTCATCCCCTACGCTAATTTTTTCTGCTGCTTTTTTTAGATATTCCAATATTTTAAGGGCTTCTGAATCATTTAGACTTCTTTCGATTGTAATTTCGTCTTTGGTATATAGTTTTTTATAACCTGATATGAAACAAATCCTAATATATTCAACAAAGTTTATTATTTTCTGGATACCAGATAACGGTTGCTCATTTTCATATACAAGTGTCGAAGTAGTATCTAACAATTGTGGATTAGAAAACCATTGAACATTATTATAATTATAGGTATATGTCTTACCTTTCTGAAACTGAATATGCCATTGACCGTCTCGCTTTTCACAATGACTAATAGCTTCAGTTTTGTCCTCACCCTTAACTAGTATAAGATGTTTTTCAATATCCACAGTGCTCAGCCTCCTTTAGTCGATACTTGCTGTATGTTTGCATCTTGGATACGAACTACATCCCATGAACGCTCCATATTTTCCATTCTTCTGAATTAACTTTCCACCACATTGTGGACATGTTTTTTCATTATATGAAGTGCTTGTTTCTATTATTTTTGTATTAGTTTGTTTTAATCTAACCATTATAAATGTTACTACCATAAGAAGTATGGATAGTCCGAATATTATGTATATGATATAAAATCTTTTTAAAAATTCATTAATAATTAGGTCTAAAGGTTCCATTAGTTTCTCCTAAGCTAGTTGATTTGTTAATTATATATTACTCTATTAAATTTACACACTTCTTCTAATTGCTCTATACTATGTTTATATATATCTCTCTATTATTTTTAAAATTCTCCTTTGAAGAAGTTTGTTTCATGCCTATCCCTTTAGCTATAACACTACAACTTGCAATAACCTCTATATTATCGAGCCATGGACGGAGCTTTATTCGAACGTTCCAGTACATGCGATGTTTCTGAACTGTACCCTCAGATAATACTACCTTGTGGCGCTACGCACCCAGCGAAGAAATGTGGCGAGGCAATTACTCCATGTTTGTACATCATTGATATTTGCTCCATGCATCAAGTTGCTACAGCACCCTTGCGAATGTATATTGTTATGTGACGTTATTTCGATCTTTATTAATTGATCCTAGCTTAGTTCCCAAACACCTTTGGAACTAATTTCTTTAGGTTTCATTATTTTTGACTTTCTAAGTTCTGTAGCAGCCCAACGAATGTCATATTGCCATGTATAAAACAAATTATCATTTTCATTTAACTCTTTTCCATATAATTCCCAGAACTTCTTGCAGATTTCTAATATTGTTCCTCTCCCCCCTAAGTTTTTTAAAACTTCAATCAATTTTCCTGGCAATTCGTCTTTTTTCATGGTTAGTACCCCTTTGCTTTTTTATTTATTAAAATAGTTATTATTTAATTTCAGCTAACGCTCGGCTCTCCTTTTGTCCCTTTCGGGTTAACATGACGACGCTGCAGAATTCACTTTATGTTACGGACTGTTATTTTGCTCTCCTTTCTCAGGAGGTTACTCCGCTTCAGCACATTGGGTCACCCCATGCACTGGGAGCCTGCTACATGGCTTTCTGGCAATTACCACGGTCAGACTTTCACTGACTAGCAAACTATGACTTTCAAGACACACGTGATGCGTTGTTAGCAGACGTATTGCTATTTAAGCAATGTTACCTTTGATATATTTTACATGTGAAATCTTTACATATTGAATCTCTTCTTTATGTTTATCTATAATTACGACAAAGTCTTTATCGAACCCTATAACAAAGCATTCTGTAATTTCCGATTCATCCTCTAGTAATACATTTTTTCTATTATAATTAACACATTGTACAAAGGTTTTGTATAAAGAAGCAATAATTATTGATAATATATACACTAGAACCATTAATATTAACGCAACAGTAATCTGGTTTTCATCTGAAACTT from Desulfuribacillus alkaliarsenatis carries:
- a CDS encoding HD-GYP domain-containing protein; translation: MIYTTIDNVRYGQVLGRNLYTKDGNVLLRSGVVLSVGLISRLKEIGVSAIYIKDERFNDIEVKDLVSEETRREAMSNLSIAVERVQAGKDFDINSFKKTTDNIVSEIMQNNNILVNLTDIRTKDNKLFVHSLNTCMISVLMGIHLKVSNIQLAELAIGSLLHDIGKSLPDIPENDHPVQGFNILRKKYDFNIVTAHIALQHHEHVDGSGYPRGVKGDEIPLFAKIVAVADYFDTLLAREDLKPYEACEKIMAEANSKFDLNIINVFLKSVSIYPTGSWVTLTNGDIGVVVKQHKGLPSRPVVRVFSASSKEGDLNLDDTELKDIDLANEKTIFIKHAITE
- a CDS encoding arsenic resistance protein; translated protein: MSFIEKYQTLIILLAVVVGLLLGQLEVITYFSQHLIVPALFLLFYGMFLSISLSDVRQGFTNSKFVKVSLAINFLWTPLLAWLLGAMFLSDHPYLWLGFIMLMVTPCTDWYVIFTGIAKGNVNQSLAILPINFILQLILLPVYLYIFTGVMGGIVYTDLIKSIVIVLLIPLLSANITRKLLHAKNKSDILEDKLIPFFSKTNIIFLSLAIAAMFASQGYQLLENVEILLLMIIPILLFFIINFTIGQFVGRAMYLARADIVSLNFTTLARNSPVALGIAVVAFPDQPLVALALIIGPLLELPILAVIAKVLLLMNNSKKQDLAADNKKD
- a CDS encoding YkgJ family cysteine cluster protein, which translates into the protein MDCRENCGACCIAITISSPMPGLPEGKEAGVRCPHLTIDKKCKIFNLPERPKVCNDLKPSEEMCGESFEDALAYLRYLEQETMPVRLKK
- a CDS encoding topoisomerase DNA-binding C4 zinc finger domain-containing protein produces the protein MEPLDLIINEFLKRFYIIYIIFGLSILLMVVTFIMVRLKQTNTKIIETSTSYNEKTCPQCGGKLIQKNGKYGAFMGCSSYPRCKHTASID
- the rd gene encoding rubredoxin, with amino-acid sequence MKKYECEICGYIYDPAEGDPDNGVAPGTAFEDVPDEWLCPLCGVPKSDFEPVDE
- a CDS encoding YccF domain-containing protein translates to MSFVGNIIWLVFGGLIAFILWSIAGLILCITIIGIPFGIQCFKIATFVLWPFGKEIELGHFGAGGLLLNIIWLIFLGWELALAHLIIGVLLCLTIIGIPFGLQHFKFAQLGLIPFGARIHYSNI
- a CDS encoding SDR family NAD(P)-dependent oxidoreductase, with translation MAGKTIVITGATSGIGLEMTKQLAMKGHKLIMACRNLDKANQVKEKILKEYSEADIEILEIDMSSFASISSFAQNFTAKYNQLDVLINNAGVFCDKLATTKDGFEMTMGVNYLGPIVLTRMLLPTITKTPNALIINITSKSAFYGKIKLNSNMFSSKTHGFKAYSASKLAQIHFTIDLAEELKDTGVTVNAAYPGRVATNIWNGETFMMKLVAPIMNRRSISAEQGAKTGVYLAISPEVAGITGKMFDQEQKVVEYPPICLDKEIRKELMIISQNAIQTKVFK
- a CDS encoding AAA domain-containing protein, whose product is MDIEKHLILVKGEDKTEAISHCEKRDGQWHIQFQKGKTYTYNYNNVQWFSNPQLLDTTSTLVYENEQPLSGIQKIINFVEYIRICFISGYKKLYTKDEITIERSLNDSEALKILEYLKKAAEKISVGDEEENSFLYKQYNSLQSISPRSVLATYLKPKELKRSSNPQTPIFPFGFNLSQKEATEKAINEHISIIEGPPGTGKTQTILNILANAVMNDKTVAIVSNNNAATANVIEKLHKYGVDFIAAYLGNNENKTKFITGQSGAYPDMRSWAMDDEYYQSLQMEIEENSKELNEMLAIKNNVAKLKHELSVITVEKEYFDKYFNDMNELKPYRSLYEHTSDKVLALCMNYLQLEKQGVPLHLLQKIKYFFSFGIFNFSFFNNQTEDIIGFLQNYFYELKILELKKQISKFEERLERYHFNKAMKKYSEDSMRLFKAKLAKMYANIKERPMFTSNFTWKGFEAFIDEYPVIMSTTHSLRNCANKNYLFDYVIMDEASQVDIVSGALALSCAKNAVIVGDLMQLPNVVPNEVAEETDRIFNTYNLNEVYRYSNHSMLSSVANLIEDVPKTLLREHYRCHPKIIGFCNQKYYNNGLVILTEEANQDKPLVVYKTVKGNHARGTYNQRQIDVIVEEIIPEQIGDDTNQSIGIISPYRMQVTKLSEHFDSKNIEIDTVHKYQGREKDTIIISTVVNEINDFVDNPNLVNVAISRAVKKLIIVVSDNDKNDNSNIGDLIKYIKYNNFEIINSKVYSVFDLLYHCYSEQLRAIMKTRKNVSKYQSEILIDMLIEKVLSQDKYRSLEYVMHVPLKMLLRDTNLLNERERHFASNVLTHTDFVIFNRLDKMPVLVVEVDGYKFHDQNPEQLKRDQMKDTILEKYGIPILRLKTNESQEEVRLENKLHTIHVG